The proteins below are encoded in one region of Telopea speciosissima isolate NSW1024214 ecotype Mountain lineage chromosome 10, Tspe_v1, whole genome shotgun sequence:
- the LOC122641792 gene encoding annexin D3-like produces MATIRIPDKVPSPDKDCKNLEEAFGVWRTDTKEIIRILGCRNGSQRKKIRDIYQHLYNKSLTDTLKSKLPHDYLVFSDFKNAVIMWTMDPSERDAKLANKSLRKGFDHLQVIIEIACASTPEHLMAVRQAYCSLFNCSLEEDITSNVSFLPLRKLLLCLVSSYRYDRELVDSNLAHSESAVLHDAIEKEFYHDELVFMLSTRNKYQLKATFECYKQNYGNSIYQDIESSGTGNFKSILRLAILCIDTPEKHFAEVVRNAIVGLGTDEDSLTRAIVTRAEIDMMKIRAEYFNTYKSNLDKAVIGDTSGDYKDFLVTLLGGKI; encoded by the exons atggCTACAATCAGAATACCAGATAAAGTTCCTAGTCCAGACAAAGACTGCAAGAATCTCGAAGAAGCTTTTGGag TATGGAGAACAGATACGAAGGAGATCATAAGGATTTTGGGTTGCAGAAATGGCAGCCAGCGCAAGAAGATCAGAGACATATATCAACATCTTTACAATAAGTCTCTCACTGATACTCTCAAATCCAAGCTTCCTCATGACTACTTGGTGTTTTCTGATTTCAAG AATGCAGTGATTATGTGGACGATGGATCCTTCCGAAAGGGATGCAAAATTGGCCAATAAAAgcttgag gaagggttttgatCATCTACAAGTGATCATAGAGATTGCCTGTGCATCAACTCCAGAACATTTGATGGCTGTGAGGCAAGCATATTGTTCCCTCTTTAATTGCTCCCTTGAAGAAGACATCACATCCAATGTATCCTTCTTGCCTCTCAGAAAG CTTCTTTTGTGCTTAGTGAGTTCCTATAGGTATGACAGAGAATTGGTGGATTCAAATCTTGCACATTCAGAGTCTGCTGTGCTTCATGATGCTATTGAAAAGGAGTTCTATCATGATGAATTGGTATTCATGCTCAGTACCAGGAATAAGTATCAACTCAAAGCAACATTTGAGTGTTACAAACAAAACTATGGGAATTCCATTTACCAG GACATAGAGAGCAGTGGCACTGGCAATTTTAAATCCATCTTAAGATTGGCTATTTTGTGCATAGATACCCCTGAGAAACACTTTGCTGAG GTTGTGAGGAACGCAATTGTTGGACTGGGAACAGATGAGGATTCGTTAACTAGAGCCATTGTAACTCGGGCTGAAATAGATATGATGAAGATCAGAGCAGAGTACTTCAACACATACAAAAGTAACCTTGACAAGGCAGTTATTGGTGATACATCAGGAGACTACAAGGATTTCTTAGTCACTCTGCTTGGAGGAAAAATTTGA
- the LOC122642906 gene encoding annexin D3-like, giving the protein MATIRIPDKIPSPDKDCENLEEAFGVWRTDTKEIIRILGCRNASQRKKIREIYQQLHHKPLIDSLNSKLPHDYLVFSDFKNAVIMWMMDPSERDAKLANKSLRKKEKGVDHLQVIIEIACASTPEHLMAVRQAYCSLFNCSLEEDITSNVSFLPLRKLLLCLVSSYRYDRELVDSNLENSESAVLHDAIEKEFYHEGVILMLSTRNKYQLKATFECYKQNYGNSIYQDIDSSGSGNFKYIFRLAILCIDTPEKHFAEVVKKSVVRVGTDENSLTRAIVTRAEIDMMKIRAEYYNTYKHSLDNAVIGDTSGDYKDFLVTLLGGKI; this is encoded by the exons atggcCACAATCAGAATACCAGATAAAATTCCTAGTCCAGACAAAGATTGTGAGAATCTCGAAGAAGCTTTCGGag TATGGAGAACAGATACGAAGGAGATCATTAGGATTTTGGGCTGCAGAAATGCCAGCCAGAGAAAGAAGATCAGAGAGATATATCAGCAACTTCACCATAAGCCCCTCATTGATTCCCTCAATTCCAAGCTCCCTCATGACTACTTGgttttttctgattttaag AATGCAGTGATTATGTGGATGATGGATCCTTCCGAAAGGGATGCAAAATTGGCTAATAAAAgcttgaggaagaaggagaaaggtgTTGATCATCTCCAAGTGATTATAGAGATTGCCTGTGCATCAACTCCAGAACATTTGATGGCTGTGAGGCAAGCATACTGTTCCCTCTTTAATTGCTCCCTTGAAGAAGACATCACATCCAATGTGTCCTTCTTACCTCTCAGAAAG CTTCTTTTGTGCTTAGTGAGTTCCTATAGGTATGACAGAGAATTGGTGGATTCAAATCTTGAAAATTCAGAGTCTGCTGTGCTTCATGATGCTATTGAAAAGGAGTTCTATCATGAAGGAGTGATATTGATGCTCAGTACCAGGAATAAGTATCAACTCAAAGCAACATTTGAGTGTTACAAACAAAATTATGGGAATTCCATTTACCAG GACATAGACAGCAGTGGCAGTGGAAATTTTAaatacatcttcagattggcaATATTGTGCATAGATACCCCTGAGAAACACTTTGCAGAG GTTGTGAAAAAATCAGTTGTTCGAGTGGGAACAGATGAGAATTCGTTGACTAGAGCCATTGTAACTCGAGCTGAAATAGATATGATGAAGATCAGAGCAGAGTACTACAACACATACAAACATAGCCTTGACAATGCAGTCATTGGTGATACATCAGGAGATTACAAGGATTTTTTAGTTACTTTGCTTGGAGGAAAAATTTGA
- the LOC122642870 gene encoding annexin D4-like gives MATPQELDILTKSFTGFGVDEKSITRILGKWKPEERESFRKGSPNFFKQDDRLFEKWNADHIALLKREFSRFKNAVVLWTMHPWERDARLAKDYLIKENRSCDVLIEIACTRSSEELLGARKAYHSLFDHSLEEDVASHIHSTNRNFFVALVSAYRYEGSKVNDEVAKSEAKILCNAIKNANTKNPVEEEEVVRILSTRSKAHLKAIYKHYKEMFSKTLDEDLEHGSSLKEAVMCLCTPQAYYSKVLNASLKSGADEKTKVALTRVVVTRGDSNMKEIKEEYHKEHGVSLSQKIEETTHGNYKDFLLSLIERGE, from the exons ATGGCTACTCCACAAGAGTTAGACATTCTCACAAAGTCTTTCACAG GATTTGGAGTTGATGAGAAGTCAATAACAAGAATATTGGGGAAATGGAAGCCggaggaaagggaatcctttagGAAGGGATCTCCCAACTTCTTTAAACAAGATGATCGTCTCTTTGAAAAATGGAATGCTGACCATATTGCCCTCCTCAAACGTGAATTCTCTCGTTTCAAG AATGCAGTGGTTTTGTGGACAATGCATCCTTGGGAAAGAGATGCTCGTCTGGCAAAGGACTATTTGATTAAGGAGAACCGATCTTGTGATGTTCTGATTGAGATCGCTTGCACCAGATCATCGGAAGAGCTTTTGGGGGCGAGGAAGGCCTAccactccctctttgatcacTCCCTCGAGGAAGATGTTGCTTCTCATATCCACAGCACCAACCGCAAT TTTTTTGTAGCACTGGTGAGTGCCTACCGATACGAGGGTTCGAAGGTGAACGATGAGGTTGCAAAATCAGAAGCTAAGATCCTCTGTAACGCCATTAAGAATGCCAATACGAAGAACCCGGTCGAGGAGGAGGAAGTAGTAAGGATACTATCAACTAGGAGCAAGGCCCATTTGAAAGCAATCTATAAACACTACAAGGAAATGTTTTCCAAGACACTTGATGAG GATTTGGAGCATGGATCAAGCTTAAAAGAAGCAGTTATGTGCCTTTGCACTCCTCAAGCATATTATAGCAAG GTATTGAATGCTTCACTGAAGAGTGGTGCAGATGAGAAAACAAAAGTTGCACTTACTAGAGTGGTTGTAACCAGAGGTGATTCTAACATGAAAGAGATCAAAGAGGAGTACCATAAGGAACATGGAGTTTCCCTCTCTCAGAAAATCGAAGAGACAACTCATGGGAACTACAAGGACTTCTTGCTTTCCTTGATTGAAAGGGGAGagtaa